The genomic region GATCCATTCCCCTGGACCGAGGCCTTCGATGTCATTTTCTGCCGTAACGTCATGATCTACTTCGATCAGGCGACCCAGCAGGCCCTGATCGACAAGTTCCACCGGGCGCTCCTGCCCGATGGCCATCTCTTTATCGGTCACTCCGAGAGCTTGACCTTTATCCGGCACAGCTTCCGGCAGGTGGCGACCACGGTCTATCGGAAGTGAAGGGATCGCCGGCACCACCGCCAGCAGGTACAGGAAGGCAATGAGAATCGTCGTCGGCATAGCGGACATGAAGGTGTCGAACGATCCGGAGGCGGTATTGATCACCTACTCCCTGGGATCGTGTATCGGTGTGGCCATCTGGGATCCGGCGGCCAAGGTGGGCGGCCTTCTGCACTACATGCTGCCGGATTCCGCCCTGGACAAGGTGAAGGCCGAGAAGAATCCCTTCATGTTCGCCGACAGCGGCATCCCCCGGCTCTTCAAGGAGGCCTACCGCCTGGGCGCGGCCAAGAACCGGATCGTGGTCAAGGTGGCCGGCGCCTCCCAGCTCATGGACTCCTCGGGCTTCTTCAACATCGGCAAGCGCAACTACATGGCCATGCGCAAGATCTTCTGGAAGAACAACGTGATGGTCGCCAAGGAGGACATCGGCGGCATGGTGAACCGCACCATCAGCCTGACGGTCAATGATGGGTTCACCCGGCTCAAGGTTTCCGGTCGCGGGGAGTTTGAGCTATGAGTCAGATCGAGGCCATCCTCAAGCGGGTGGACAGCATTCCGCCTTTTCCCCGGGTTGCCCGCCGGATCATGGAGATGCTGGACAACCCGGATGTGACCGTGCCGGAGCTGGCCAAGGTGGTGGAGTTCGATCAGGCCATCACCGCCAACGTGCTCCGGATGTGCAACTCGGCCTATGTGGGGCTGGCCCGCAAGGTCTCGTCCCTGGAGGAGGCCCTGGTGCTGCTGGGCCAGGATACCCTGAGGGAGATCATCGTGGCCGGCAGCTGCGCCCGCTTCTTCCAGGCCAGCACCGGCGGCTATGACCTTGATGAAGGCGAGCTCTGGCAGCATTCGGTGGCCTGCGGCATCATGGCCAAGGTGCTCATAGCCGAGATCCCGGGGGTGGACGGCAACGCCGCCTACACCGCCGCCCTCCTGCACGACATCGGCAAGACCGTGCTGTCGAGCTTTGTGCAGCAGGAGTTCAGGGCGATCATGATCCGGGTGCTCCGGGACAAGGTGTCCTTTGTGTCCGCCGAGCTGGAGGTTCTGGGGATCAATCATGCCGAGCTGGGAGGGGTGATCCTGGAGCGCTGGAAGCTCCCCCACGAGGTGGTGGAGGCGGTACGCCGGCACCACGATCTGGATGTGCTGGCTGGCGAGCCCTTGAGCGCCCTGGTTGCCCTGGCCAACGCCCTGGTGGTATCCATGGGCATCGGCGTTGGTGCGGACGGTCTGACCGGCCACATCCAGGGGGAGGGGCTGGGGCGGTTCGCCCTCACCGAGGAGCGCCTGGACATCTCGATGGCGGAGCTGGTGGCGCGGCTGGCTCAGGCCAAGGAATTCTTCGCCCTGGAATGAGAGGGGGATCTTCGGCCAGGGATTCGGCGGCAGAGTGACACCGCGGCAGGAGCGCCGGCGGTGGGGGAGAGAATGGGGTAAAGGACTATGGCCTTCAACATCCTGGTAGCAGACGATTCCGAAACCATGCGGGCAGTGGTCAAGAAGGTGGTGACCATGGCCGGCGTGCCGGTGGGGCAGTTCCTGGAGGCCAGCAATGGCCGGGAGGCCCTGCAGCTGCTGGAGGAGTCCTGGGTGGATGTCATCTTGTCCGACATCAACATGCCGGAGATGTCGGGCATGGAGTTCCTGCGCGCCTTGAAGGGCAGCCCGGAGCTTCGCAACATCCCGGTCATCCTCATCACCACCGAGTCCAGCCAGGCGCGCATGGCGGAGGCCCAGCGTCTGGGCGTGGCGGGCTACGTTCGCAAGCCCTTTCAGCCGGAGACGATCAAGAAGCTCCTGGACGAGGTCCTGGCCGCGGCCTATGATCGCGAGCCGTCCGCCGTGCCTCTGGCCGGTGGTGACGACGACGGCATGGACTTCTGACCAGAAGCCAAGGTCCCAACGGGGAGACATCATGGACAATCGGATGCGCAATCTCTTGAGCGAGACCGCGGCCCAGGTCTTCGAGACCATGTACTACATCTTCTTCAGCCGCCTGCACAGCCTGCCCGCGGACCTGGACTGGGCGACCAGGCATCGCTATGTGAAGGCGGTGGTCAGCTTCACCGGCAAGGGCGGTGGTGCCCTCACCCTGTTCATGCCCGTGCCCCTCGCCCGGATGGTCACCACCAACTTTCTGGGCATCGACCGGTCCGAGGTCTCCGAGCAGCAGATCCAGGATACCTGCCGGGAGGCAGCCAACATGGTAGGCGGTGGCTTCCTGGGTCAGATCGACCCGGAGGGGGAGTACGTCCTGGGGATCCCGGTGGTGACCCCGGTAGCCGATATCCTGCAGGAGCCGGCGGTGGATGACCGTGATCACCAGTGCGTCTTCAAGACCGAGCATGGCCTTTTGATCATCCACCTTGCCATGCCCGAGGGTTGATGAGGCACCGCGGCAGGTGCGGCCGGGAAACGGTTGGACCGCCTGATGGCGGCTTGCAGGGCGCGGAGCATTCTATGCAGAAGATCAAGGTGCTGGTGATCGACGATTCCGCCATCGTCCGCCGGGTGTTCAGCGAGGAGCTGAGCCGGGAGCCGGATATCGAGGTGGTGGGAACGGCGCCGGACCCCTATGTGGCCCGGGACAAGATCGTGGCGCTGAAGCCGGACGTGGTCACCCTGGACATCGAAATGCCGCGCATGGACGGCATCACCTTCCTGCGCAAGCTCATGAAGTACTACCCGTTGCCGGTGATCATCGTCTCCTCCCTGACCCGGGAAGGGGGCGCCCTGGCCCTGGAAGCCATCGAGATCGGTGCGGTGGAGGTGATCTCCAAGCCCGGCTCCGCCTACTCGGTGGGCGACATGAGCGTGCAGCTGGCGGAGAAGATCCGGGGGGCGTCCCGGGTCAACGTCCGGCAGCGGCTGGCTCAGGCCGCCGCCAAAGGCACGGGCCGCTCCCAGCTCCTGGTGCCCAGAACGGCCCTGGCCCAGACCACCAACAAGGTGGTGGCCATCGGTGCCTCCACCGGCGGCACCGAGGCCCTGACCACCGTCCTCACCCAGTTCCCGCCCACCATGCCCGGCATCGTGGTCGTGCAGCACATGCCGGCCCATTTCACGTCCTCCTTCGCCCAACGGCTGGATGGCCTGTGCCAGATCCGGGTCAAGGAGGCGGAGGACGGGGACTCGGTGGTGCCCGGGACCTGCCTGATCGCACCGGGCAACTTCCACATGGTCATGCGTCGCAGTGGCGCCCGCTACTACGTCAACGTCAAGAGCGGCCCCATGGTCTGCCACCAGCGGCCGTCGGTGGATGTGCTCTTCAATTCGGTGGCGGTCTACGCCGGGGCCAATGCCGTCGGCGTCATCCTGACCGGCATGGGCAAGGACGGGGCCCAGGGCATGCTGAAGATGAAGGAGGCCGGGGCCAGGAACATCGCCCAGGACGAGGCCTCCTGTGTGGTGTTCGGCATGCCCCGGGAGGCCATCGAGATGGGCGCCGTCGACCGGGTGGTGCCCCTGGATCAGGTGGGACGGGCGGTCATGGATCTGCTGTAGCTGGATGGACGGTATGGACAGTATGGACACCATGGACAGGATGGACAGCCGGTCCCGGGGTCCATCTCGTCCATAACGTCCATCAAGTCCATACGGTCCAGCCTGCGGCTTCTCCCGCTGCTACAGACAGCGAGAGAAGCCGCAGGCGCGGCAGGCCAGGCAGCCCTCCTCGTGGTCCAGCGGGCCGCCGCAGTCCGGGCAGGCGCCCCGGCCCAGGAAGCCGGCCTGGAAGCGGTCGCCGGTGATCTTGGCCACCACCTTGGCCACCGCGTCCGGGCAGGAGAGCACCACCTCGCCGTTCTGCCACATGGGCGACGGGCAGCGGATGCCGGCCAGCTGCTCGCCGATGGCAGCCAGCGACACCCCGGAGCGGAGCGCCAGAGAGGTCAGCCGGCCGATGGCCTCGATCTGGGACGAGGCGCAGCCGCCGGTCTTGCCCATACTGGCGAACACCTCGCACACCCCCTTCTGATCCGAGTTCACCGTCACGTAGAGGTTGCCGCAGCCGGTCTTCAGGCGCTCGGTGAGGCCGTAGGTGCGGGATGGCCGCGGCCGCGGGCCGATGCCGTCCGGGGTCGGCGCGGCGGCCTCCACGCTTAGGACCTGCTCCCGGCGACTGCCGTAGCGGTAGATGGTCAGTCCCTTCAGTCCCTCCTCGTGCGCCAGCCAATAGGCGTCCCGGATCTGCTCCTGGGTGGACTCGGCCGGGAAGTTGATGGTTTTGCTCACCGCGTTGTCGGTATGGCGCTGGAAGGCGGCCTGGATGCGGATGTGGGCCGCCGGCGCCACCTCCAGGGCCGTCGCGAACAGCCGCGTCAGCTCCGCCGGCAGGCCAGCCTCGTCGCCGATCCTGCCCCGGGTCAGCACCCGCTCCTGGAGGGCCTCGCTCCACAGCCCCTCCGCTTCGAGGCGCTGCTGGAAGCCGGCGTGGACCTCCGGCAGCCGCTCGCCGTCCAGGATATGGCGGGTGAAGGCCAGGGCGAACAGGGGCTCGATGCCGCTGGAGCAGCCGGCAATGATGGACAGGGTGCCGGTGGGGGCCACGGTGGTCTGGGTGGCGTTGCGCATGAACGGGGTTTCCGGCCGGTTCCAGATGCTGTGCCGGTAGCTGGGGAAATTTCCCCGCTCCTTGGCCAGGGACGCCGACGCCCTTTTGGCCTCCTGGTCGATGAAGCCCATGACCTCCTCGGCCACCCGCACCGCGGCCTCGGAGTCGTAGGGGATGCCCAGCCCGATGAGGAGGTCGGCGAAGCCCATGACCCCGAGGCCGATCTTGCGGTTGGCAAGGGTGACCTGGGCGATGGCGGGCAGGGGGTAGACGTTGACATCGATGACGTTGTCCAGGAAATGGACCGCGGTGGCCACCGCCGCGGCCAGGCGGTCGTAGTCGATCCGGCCGCCGGCCAGGAAGCGGCTAAGGCTCAGGCTGCCCAGGTTGCAGGACTCGTAGGGCAGGAGGGGCTGCTCGCCGCAGGGGTTGGTGGCCTCGATCGGGCCCAGGCCCGGCAGCGTGGAGGCGCGGTTGATGCGGTCGATGAAGATGAGGCCCGGCTCGCCCCCCTGCCAGGC from Thermodesulfobacteriota bacterium harbors:
- a CDS encoding vitamin B12-dependent ribonucleotide reductase, coding for MTALSANAQFVLRRRYLRKNDQGEVIETPGEMFRRVARAVAQADEPYGGAAAVAAAEDRFVQLMEDLDFLPNSPTLMNAGRRLGQLAACFVLPVEDSIEDIFETLKHTAIIHKSGGGTGFSFSRLRPARSEVRSTRGVSSGPVSFMRIFDIATETIKQGGARRGANMAVLRVDHPDIEAFIAAKEDPTALANFNLSVAVTDDFMARVKSGSPLPLVAPHTGQAVAALPAAALFDRIAQAAWQGGEPGLIFIDRINRASTLPGLGPIEATNPCGEQPLLPYESCNLGSLSLSRFLAGGRIDYDRLAAAVATAVHFLDNVIDVNVYPLPAIAQVTLANRKIGLGVMGFADLLIGLGIPYDSEAAVRVAEEVMGFIDQEAKRASASLAKERGNFPSYRHSIWNRPETPFMRNATQTTVAPTGTLSIIAGCSSGIEPLFALAFTRHILDGERLPEVHAGFQQRLEAEGLWSEALQERVLTRGRIGDEAGLPAELTRLFATALEVAPAAHIRIQAAFQRHTDNAVSKTINFPAESTQEQIRDAYWLAHEEGLKGLTIYRYGSRREQVLSVEAAAPTPDGIGPRPRPSRTYGLTERLKTGCGNLYVTVNSDQKGVCEVFASMGKTGGCASSQIEAIGRLTSLALRSGVSLAAIGEQLAGIRCPSPMWQNGEVVLSCPDAVAKVVAKITGDRFQAGFLGRGACPDCGGPLDHEEGCLACRACGFSRCL
- a CDS encoding chemotaxis response regulator protein-glutamate methylesterase — encoded protein: MQKIKVLVIDDSAIVRRVFSEELSREPDIEVVGTAPDPYVARDKIVALKPDVVTLDIEMPRMDGITFLRKLMKYYPLPVIIVSSLTREGGALALEAIEIGAVEVISKPGSAYSVGDMSVQLAEKIRGASRVNVRQRLAQAAAKGTGRSQLLVPRTALAQTTNKVVAIGASTGGTEALTTVLTQFPPTMPGIVVVQHMPAHFTSSFAQRLDGLCQIRVKEAEDGDSVVPGTCLIAPGNFHMVMRRSGARYYVNVKSGPMVCHQRPSVDVLFNSVAVYAGANAVGVILTGMGKDGAQGMLKMKEAGARNIAQDEASCVVFGMPREAIEMGAVDRVVPLDQVGRAVMDLL
- a CDS encoding response regulator — translated: MAFNILVADDSETMRAVVKKVVTMAGVPVGQFLEASNGREALQLLEESWVDVILSDINMPEMSGMEFLRALKGSPELRNIPVILITTESSQARMAEAQRLGVAGYVRKPFQPETIKKLLDEVLAAAYDREPSAVPLAGGDDDGMDF
- a CDS encoding chemotaxis protein CheX, producing MDNRMRNLLSETAAQVFETMYYIFFSRLHSLPADLDWATRHRYVKAVVSFTGKGGGALTLFMPVPLARMVTTNFLGIDRSEVSEQQIQDTCREAANMVGGGFLGQIDPEGEYVLGIPVVTPVADILQEPAVDDRDHQCVFKTEHGLLIIHLAMPEG
- a CDS encoding HDOD domain-containing protein gives rise to the protein MSQIEAILKRVDSIPPFPRVARRIMEMLDNPDVTVPELAKVVEFDQAITANVLRMCNSAYVGLARKVSSLEEALVLLGQDTLREIIVAGSCARFFQASTGGYDLDEGELWQHSVACGIMAKVLIAEIPGVDGNAAYTAALLHDIGKTVLSSFVQQEFRAIMIRVLRDKVSFVSAELEVLGINHAELGGVILERWKLPHEVVEAVRRHHDLDVLAGEPLSALVALANALVVSMGIGVGADGLTGHIQGEGLGRFALTEERLDISMAELVARLAQAKEFFALE
- a CDS encoding chemotaxis protein CheD, translated to MRIVVGIADMKVSNDPEAVLITYSLGSCIGVAIWDPAAKVGGLLHYMLPDSALDKVKAEKNPFMFADSGIPRLFKEAYRLGAAKNRIVVKVAGASQLMDSSGFFNIGKRNYMAMRKIFWKNNVMVAKEDIGGMVNRTISLTVNDGFTRLKVSGRGEFEL